A single region of the Lotus japonicus ecotype B-129 chromosome 4, LjGifu_v1.2 genome encodes:
- the LOC130713594 gene encoding AAA-ATPase At5g57480, with amino-acid sequence MKEYWTSLASLLGVFAFSQTLLQALFPPELRFASAKLFHRIFHCFSSYCYFDITEIDGVNTNELYNAVQLYLSSSVSITGSRLSLTRAVNSSGFTFGLANNDSIVDTFNGVNVLWEHVVTQRQAQTFSWRPMPDEKRGFTLRIKKRDKPFILNSYLDYIMERASDIRRKNQDRLLYTNSRGGSLDSRGHPWESVPFKHPSTFDTLAMDPEKKVEIMEDLQDFANGQSFYHKTGRAWKRGYLLYGPPGTGKSSMIAAMANYLGYDIYDLELTEVHNNSELRKLLMKTSSKSIIVIEDIDCSINLANRKKNNGSATAVSSRGFYDSGAGEMRGGACGGGSACGEESGNSITLSGLLNFTDGLWSCCGSERIFVFTTNHIEKLDPALLRCGRMDMHIFMSFCSFPALKILLKNYLGCGEGDLDETILKELEEVVEMARMTPADISECLIKNRRKKEKAVNELLEILKIRAERNSKNGVLRGKIGEGGEEVEEEEQEKRALDSDSPQQESEIEDNCKEEEKTK; translated from the coding sequence ATGAAGGAGTATTGGACCTCTTTAGCTTCACTTCTAGGTGTGTTTGCTTTCTCCCAAACCCTCTTGCAAGCTCTATTCCCGCCGGAGCTCCGTTTTGCTTCGGCGAAGCTCTTTCACCGGATCTTCCACTGCTTCTCCTCCTACTGCTACTTCGATATCACGGAGATCGACGGCGTCAACACCAACGAGCTCTACAACGCGGTGCAGCTCTACCTAAGCTCCTCCGTTTCCATCACCGGCAGCCGCCTCAGCCTAACACGCGCCGTCAACTCCAGCGGCTTCACCTTCGGCCTGGCCAACAATGACAGCATCGTCGACACTTTCAACGGCGTCAACGTGCTCTGGGAGCACGTCGTCACCCAGAGGCAAGCTCAGACTTTCTCATGGCGCCCAATGCCCGACGAGAAGCGAGGCTTCACGCTCCGGATCAAGAAACGTGACAAACCCTTCATCCTGAACTCCTACCTGGACTACATCATGGAGAGAGCCAGTGACATTCGTCGGAAGAATCAGGATCGTCTTCTGTATACAAATTCCAGAGGTGGGTCGTTGGATTCCAGAGGTCACCCTTGGGAATCTGTTCCGTTCAAGCATCCTAGCACGTTTGACACATTGGCTATGGATCCTGAGAAGAAGGTGGAGATCATGGAGGATCTTCAGGATTTTGCTAATGGTCAATCGTTTTATCACAAAACTGGTAGAGCTTGGAAGAGGGGTTACCTTCTGTACGGTCCTCCTGGAACTGGAAAATCAAGCATGATTGCAGCTATGGCGAACTACCTTGGTTACGATATCTATGATTTGGAGTTAACAGAGGTGCATAACAACTCTGAACTCAGGAAGCTTCTGATGAAAACTAGCTCCAAATCGATTATTGTTATCGAGGACATTGATTGTTCTATCAATCTTGCTAACAGGAAGAAGAACAACGGTTCTGCTACTGCGGTTTCTTCCAGAGGCTTCTATGATTCCGGTGCCGGAGAAATGCGAGGTGGCGCGTGCGGTGGTGGTTCTGCGTGCGGGGAAGAGAGTGGGAATTCAATCACGCTTTCCGGGTTGTTGAATTTCACTGATGGGTTGTGGTCATGTTGCGGGAGTGAGAGGATTTTCGTGTTTACAACCAACCACATTGAGAAGCTTGACCCTGCTCTGTTGCGGTGTGGGAGAATGGACATGCATATTTTCATGAGTTTCTGTTCTTTCCCTGCTTTGAAGATTCTGCTGAAAAACTATCTGGGTTGTGGAGAGGGTGATTTGGATGAAACGATTCTGAAGGAATTGGAGGAGGTTGTTGAAATGGCGAGGATGACTCCAGCTGATATCAGTGAGTGTTTGATCAAGAataggaggaagaaggagaaggctGTGAATGAGTTGCTGGAGATATTGAAGATCAGAGCAGAGAGGAATTCAAAAAATGGGGTTCTGAGGGGGAAGATTGGGGAAGGTGGTGAAGAAgtagaagaggaggagcaagagAAAAGGGCTTTGGATAGTGATAGTCCTCAACAAGAGTCTGAGATTGAAGACAATTGCAAGGAGGAAGAGAAGACCAAGTGA